The genomic stretch TCGCGATATCGCACACCGGCCGCGCTGAACCACAATGAAATTCCGAACGCGACGGCGAGAGCGTAGATCATGGCGAGGGGCAGCAGAATAACATCGGTCCCGGGAGGATGTCCCGCCCAGAGTGAGATTCCGAGATAGAGTCCGGCGGCGAACAACCAATCAACCAAACCTCTGCACAGTGCCGCGAGCGGCAGGATGATGCGCGGGAAGTAGACCTTGGTGACGAGACTCGTGTTGGAGATCATGCTTTGGCTCGCGCCCGAAATACCATCGGACATCAGACTCCATCCGAGAACTCCCGCCATCGCCACAAGCAGGTAGGGTGTTGAACCCGAGGGCAGCTTTGCCATGTTCCCGAAAACAAAAGTGAAAACAGCGGCCGAGATTGCCGGCCGGAGGACGGCCCACAGCACGCCGAACACCGTCTGTTTGTACCGCACCTTCACATCACGCCAGGCCAGGAAAAAGACCAGCTCGCGATGCATCCACACATCGTGCCACATACGAAGGAAGGGCTCGGATTCCGGGCCGAGTTCTCGTGTCGGTTTCATGTTCAGCTTCGGTGCGGCGGATCCTGGCCGGCAACACATGGATGAATGCACGCGCGGGCCACCTGAGACGGTTCCTTGTTCAAAAGGGATGCACGAATAGACACAACGTAGCACACGAGCGCGTCGAAGGAAACAGTACGGGTAAATCGGTTCATCGCGGCAGCGGCCGAGGGAGTTCCGCTACGGCGTACACTAACGCGGCGATCGCGGCCGAGCATCGCCAGAAATCCTTTGGATCGACTTTATCGACAGTGTCGGCGGTTGAGTGATGGTACCAGAAATACTTGCTCCCGTCGACGGAGAGTCCGGCA from Ignavibacteriota bacterium encodes the following:
- a CDS encoding ABC transporter permease, giving the protein MKPTRELGPESEPFLRMWHDVWMHRELVFFLAWRDVKVRYKQTVFGVLWAVLRPAISAAVFTFVFGNMAKLPSGSTPYLLVAMAGVLGWSLMSDGISGASQSMISNTSLVTKVYFPRIILPLAALCRGLVDWLFAAGLYLGISLWAGHPPGTDVILLPLAMIYALAVAFGISLWFSAAGVRYRDVAHALPFALQVLFWISPIGYSSAHIPDAVAPWYWCNPIVGVMELFRLALLGDAHIPGRLLAISVTSGLCILAGGMWFFRRMEAAFADVI